From Acipenser ruthenus chromosome 2, fAciRut3.2 maternal haplotype, whole genome shotgun sequence, a single genomic window includes:
- the LOC131702005 gene encoding uncharacterized protein LOC131702005: MASRGCKHPADAFCYVCGQFIKTRAKKYSVEASAKMCEAYKAYFGMPVRDQDKPWAPHFTCEYCKKTLEGWYRGEKRAMKFAIPRIWREPTDHSSNCYFCMVDPSKRTEFSVGRNNVKWEPLVDPRKVLMPPLHIKLGLMKQFVRALDKESAAFKYLQDFFPKLSEAKVKAGVFVGPQIKKILECNEFPKKLTSKEKAAWNSFCRSGSGLPGQSQGRKLCGAG, translated from the exons atggcatcaagaggctgcaagcatccggcagacgcattttgctatgtctgcggccaatttatcaagacaagagcgaaaaagtactccgtggaagcatctgctaagatgtgtgaggcctacaaggcatatttcggcatgcctgtcagggatcaagacaaaccctgggcacctcatttcacctgcgagtactgcaaaaaaactctggaag gatggtacagaggggaaaagagagccatgaagttcgctatcccaagaatttggcgggaacccactgaccactcaagcaactgctacttctgcatggtggacccttccaagcggaccgagttctctgtggggaggaacaacgtcaagtgggagccactggtggacccccggaaggtgctgatgccaccactgcacatcaaattgggccttatgaaacaatttgtcagagctctagataaggagtcggcagccttcaagtaccttcaagacttcttccctaagctgtctgaggcaaaggtcaaagccggtgtcttcgtcggaccacagataaagaagatcctggagtgcaatgaattccccaagaagctcactagtaaggagaaagcggcttggaacagcttttgtcgcagtggttcggggcttcctgggcaatcacaaggccgaaaactatgtggagctggttga
- the rgp1 gene encoding RAB6A-GEF complex partner protein 2: MIEVVATLSRGPVFLAGETLECLITFTNPLSHRSTSASSEMLAWASAQILCQFHGSENRVALPSEGPKQDVQAKSDTVLVPNRGERGHCMLSTPPKILFCDLRLDPGESKSYSYCETVPLDAPPTFRGQSVKYVYKLTIGCQRVNSPIKLLRVPFRVLVVHGLEDPPFPRDEVVAPSNPFLEEEEGVKKDSRLLEIATEMLMMTTSRRSQHLFNITNVRGKVGKFCIFKMVYRIGEDIVGTFDFSEGDIPCLQFSVSLQSEEHVEEQYQRRPGQPASLTAHTRHQESCLHTAATHFCLPIPLSATPGFNTDIVSLRWRLHFEFVTARDPVEPPTVPENQSEVITWTGADHIDVDTFSWDLPIKVLPTNPVLASYVTQFPGSNSITI; this comes from the exons ATGATTGAGGTAGTGGCCACCCTGTCTCGCGGCCCAGTCTTCCTGGCAGGAGAGACGCTGGAGTGTCTCATCACCTTCACCAACCCCCTCTCCCACCGCTCCACCTCTGCCAGCAG TGAGATGCTGGCCTGGGCGAGCGCTCAGATCCTCTGCCAGTTTCACGGCAGCGAGAACCGGGTGGCGCTGCCATCTGAGGGGCCCAAACAGGACGTGCAGGCAAAGAGCGACACTGTGCTCGTCCCCaacagag GGGAGCGGGGGCACTGCATGCTTTCAACTCCTCCAAAGATTCTGTTCTGTGACCTAAGACTGGACCCAGGAGAGTCCAAATCCT ACTCGTACTGTGAGACGGTGCCTCTGGATGCCCCGCCCACATTCCGCGGTCAGTCTGTGAAGTACGTCTACAAGCTGACCATTGGCTGCCAGCGCGTCAACTCTCCAATCAAACTGCTGCGGGTCCCCTTCCGGGTGCTGGTGGTGCACG GCCTGGAGGACCCCCCGTTCCCCCGAGACGAGGTGGTGGCACCTTCAAACCCCTTCTTGGAGGAGGAAGAAGGGGTGAAGAAGGACTCGCGCCTGCTGGAGATCGCCACAGAGATGCTCATGATGACCACATCACGCCGCAGCCAGC ACCTGTTCAACATCACTAATGTACGAGGGAAGGTGGGGAAATTCTGCATTTTCAAGATGGTGTACAGGATCGGAGAGGATATTGTAGGGACCTTCGACTTCTCCGAGGGAGACATTCCCTGTCTCCAG TTCTCAGTGAGCCTGCAGAGTGAGGAGCATGTCGAGGAGCAGTACCAGCGGCGGCCGGGCCAGCCTGCCTCTCTGACTGCACACACCCGGCACCAGGAGTCCTGCCTGCACACCGCGGCCACGCACTTCTGCCTACCCATCCCTCTGAGTGCCACGCCTGGGTTCAACACTGACATTG TGTCTCTGAGATGGCGTCTTCACTTCGAGTTTGTTACAGCCCGAGACCCTGTGGAACCGCCCACCGTCCCTGAGAACCAATCAGAGGTCATCACCTGGACGGGGGCGGATCACATCGATGTGGACACCTTCAGCTGGGACCTGCCCATCAAGGTGCTGCCCACCAATCCTGTGCTAGCTTCCTATGTCACGCAGTTTCCAGGGTCCAATTCCATCACCATCTGA
- the msmp1 gene encoding prostate-associated microseminoprotein, which yields MEPTSTHTAFLLLAALVGTCFPGVQAKCYFQSRALCEHNGLQYEISESWMDSDCLLCTCLHPVGVGCCEITQHPIDFPDWCEALYDPQSCQITVVQKANPRLPCVSSAEFGGSSSTTTATAQEGPFHFRGRKRG from the exons ATGGAGCCCACATCAACCCACACAGCTTTCCTGCTCCTAGCAGCCCTGGTGGGCACCTGCTTCCCTGGAGTCCAGGCCAAGTGCTACTTCCAGTCTCGAG CGCTGTGTGAGCACAACGGTCTGCAGTACGAGATCAGCGAGTCATGGATGGACAGCGACTGCCTGCTCTGTACCTGCCTGCATCCCGTGGGAGTTGGCTGTTGTGAGAT CACTCAGCACCCCATCGACTTCCCTGACTGGTGCGAGGCGCTGTACGACCCACAGAGCTGCCAGATCACCGTGGTTCAGAAGGCGAACCCGCGACTGCCCTGCGTGAGCAGCGCAGAGTTCGGAGGCAGCAGCAGTACCACCACCGCCACTGCCCAGGAGGGGCCCTTTCACTTCAGGGGCCGCAAGAGGGGCTAG